In the Salmo trutta chromosome 33, fSalTru1.1, whole genome shotgun sequence genome, one interval contains:
- the LOC115172966 gene encoding dnaJ homolog subfamily C member 27, with the protein MDTNVQKRRENKKSLRVKVISLGNAEVGKSCIIKRYCEKRFVPKYLATIGIDYGVTKVQVRDREIKVNIFDMAGHPFFYEVRNEFYKDSQGVVLVYDVGLRESFDALDNWLGEMKQEMGSQANMESIVFVVCANKVDLTKRRVVDEGEGRLWAESRGFHYFETSAQSGEGIGEMFQAFFSSITDMCENGGKRPVAEVSVGFTKEQADTIRRIRNSKDSWDMLGVKPGATREEVNKAYRKLAVLLHPDKCVAPGSEDAFKAVVNARTSLLKNIK; encoded by the exons ATGGACACGAATGTGCAGAAGAGACGTGAGAACAAGAAATCACTGCGTGTAAAAGTGATCAGCCTTGGCAATGCCGAGGTGGGCAAG AGCTGCATCATCAAGCGATACTGTGAGAAGAGGTTTGTGCCCAAGTATCTGGCCACCATAGGGATTGACTATGGGGTCACCAA AGTCCAGGTGCGTGACAGGGAGATCAAAGTGAACATCTTTGACATGGCAGGACACCCGTTCTTCTACGAG GTTCGTAATGAGTTCTATAAGGACAGCCAAGGAGTGGTGTTGGTGTATGATGTAGGTCTGAGGGAGAGTTTTGATGCGCTGGACAACTGGCTGGGTGAGATGAAACAGGAGATGGGCTCCCAGGCTAACATGGAGAGCATCGTTTTTGTCGTCTGTGCCAacaag GTGGACCTGACTAAGCGTCGTGTGGTAGACGAGGGAGAGGGTAGGCTGTGGGCGGAGTCTAGAGGGTTCCACTACTTTGAGACGTCAGCACAGAGCGGAGAGGGCATCGGTGAGATGTTCcag gcgTTTTTCTCCTCCATAACGGACATGTGTGAGAACGGCGGGAAGCGCCCGGTGGCAGAGGTCAGTGTCGGCTTCACCAAGGAGCAGGCCGACACCATCCGACGTATACGCAACAGCAAGGACTCCTGGGATATGCTGGGGGTCAAACCTGGAGCCACACG GGAAGAGGTTAACAAGGCATACAGGAAGCTGGCAGTGCTGCTCCATCCGGATAAGTGCGTTGCCCCGGGCAGCGAGGATGCTTTCAAGGCCGTGGTGAACGCTCGCACCTCCCTGCTCAAGAACATCAAGTAG